TTGCGCTCGAAACGTTCGCCTGGTTCGCCATTGTTGCCAGCCTGTTTGCCTTACCGCAAATTCGCCGCGGCTACCAGCGCCTGGCGAAGTGGATCGACGGCTTTGCGGGCGCGCTGTTCGCTGGGTTCGGCATTCATTTGATTATTTCGCGTTAATCTTCCCTAAGAGGTTCGCTCTGGCAGGACATGAGAAAAGAGCGATCTGTTGCAGGTCGCTCCGCTTTGCCCCTCGCACGAAGCTCCACTAAAACTCATACTTCACGCTACCCTCACGGGTGCGCCAAATCATCATGAGGATGTTCTTATCGATGCAATTCCGGGGTGGTTTTACATCATGAAAACATAGCCTGTCTTCCTTCCCCTCCTCTTTGTACCCATCCCCGAAAGCGTAGACAGTGATCAGAAATGGGCCCGTATCGCCGGAAGGAATATGGTATTTACCTCGAATTTGATCCTCGTTGCTCCTCCACCAGGCAATCTTTTTCGATTTAGTGAAAGGCAATCCATCAACGATGACCTGCGCCGTACTTCCGTCATAATGCGCATCGATAACAGTAACTGCCCGCTCCCCAAGAAAGAGTGAGTAAAAAAAGCCCAGTAAAGCGACCAGAACTGCGATAACGAATATGCGCATCAAAGCTTTCTTACTTTATCCGAATAATTAAAGAACGTAATTTACCATAGCCATAGCATTGTGCCGTCTCCCGTCCCAGACACCCTCGCCGCGCCGATGCGTTTTCGGATTTCAACAATCCACTCTCATGCATGCCTTGCCGACGCCAGCAGTGCGCCGACCAGCATAAACAACGACCCAAATACTTTGTTTAATGCCTTCATCTGGTGCGGGCCTTTGATCCATCCCGCAATGCGCTGCGCCAGCGTTGCATAACCAATCATCACGATAATATCGACCACAATGGTGGTCACGCCGAGCACGACGTACTGCATCACCTGGGGCTGATGCGGCACGATAAACTGCGGGAACAGGGCGGCGAGAAAGACAATACTCTTCGGGTTGGTCAGGTTGACAAACACCGCGCGTTTAAACAGTCGCCCGCGCGATTGGGTCTGCGCCAGGGTATGCAGATCGATAGCGCCCGCCGCGCGCCACTGTTGAATGCCGAGCCAAATCAGATACGCTGCGCCCGCCCATTTCAGCACTTCAAACGCCAGCACCGAACGCGAAAACAGCGTTCCGAGACCGACACCTACCAGCACAATATGCAGACCTAGCCCGGTTTGCAGCCCGGCAATCGATGCCGCCGCGCCGCGATAGCCGTGGCTGATGGAGGTGGTCATGGTGTTAATCGCGCCGGAGCCGGGAGAGAGGCTCAAAATTAAAGATGTCAGCAGATAGGCGAACCACCATTCGAAAGTCATGAGAAATTCCTGATTGGTTGAATTTGTGCCACAATACGCCATTGTCTGTGGAATTTGCTATTGGTCACAAAAAAACGATTTTACATGGCTAAAAGGGGCAAAATCCCGATGTATCGGCAAAAGAAGGCCTGGGAAACCAGAGAAAAAGCGTTCGCCGCTTTTACCATGGGCCCGCTGATGGATTTCTGGCGCTCGCGTGAAGAAGCGGTTTTTACTGGCGTGGACGATGTGCCGGTCAGCTTTGTCCGCTTTCGC
The nucleotide sequence above comes from Kosakonia sp. H02. Encoded proteins:
- the rhtB gene encoding homoserine/homoserine lactone efflux protein — encoded protein: MTFEWWFAYLLTSLILSLSPGSGAINTMTTSISHGYRGAAASIAGLQTGLGLHIVLVGVGLGTLFSRSVLAFEVLKWAGAAYLIWLGIQQWRAAGAIDLHTLAQTQSRGRLFKRAVFVNLTNPKSIVFLAALFPQFIVPHQPQVMQYVVLGVTTIVVDIIVMIGYATLAQRIAGWIKGPHQMKALNKVFGSLFMLVGALLASARHA
- a CDS encoding DUF943 family protein, with the protein product MRIFVIAVLVALLGFFYSLFLGERAVTVIDAHYDGSTAQVIVDGLPFTKSKKIAWWRSNEDQIRGKYHIPSGDTGPFLITVYAFGDGYKEEGKEDRLCFHDVKPPRNCIDKNILMMIWRTREGSVKYEF